In the Verrucomicrobiia bacterium genome, one interval contains:
- a CDS encoding FtsX-like permease family protein, translating into MFRLALKTLRYRQASFLGAFLAIFAGVAIIMACGGLMETGIRLDAPPERLNAPILVSRDYESGERARISGDTIKKAEAVSGVETVVRDVSFAAEITGAPATPGLHGHAWESAQLTPYTLASGQAPSRADQVVVDSKTAEIQNVQVGDKLTISVKGKPSDFTVSGVAKTTAAFNQPALFFETNFGLSQIDGGWVDVLGIVPASGADVEQVRHDLSVALASDNVLVLTGDDRGQAEYSGMSGAREVLIAGSAPFGGNTVVVVVFVVASILGLSIRQRTREMALLQTIGATPGQVRGMVVAEVMVIAILATALAIIPGYWLGEFMLDALKSVRLVPEPVVFYQGFIPVLIGVCVGLVSALVASLLAARHATRVQPIEALADVATQRRWFSWWKLGVAIACLLGGLSLAIVTALVMRGALASSTAGPAVLPWLLAFGLMAPALIIPGLALFAGPLRLFGHGTGFLAVKNARVRYLQSAAMVTPIMLASAMALSMLYQQATLSETMERTFTQDIKADSIVQATSNGFSVETAKNLGQISGVTASSPLLVSEGRFLRNDGSPDEEPFRMQGISVETGKPLFAHKFVAGSFDGLTGQTLALSKGNAEYLNRKVGDTVKVRFSDGRDETLRLVAIYEAQAGFESGIVPADLLAPHTASGLISTIALQTNATTNPGELKKAVEAATKASVQLSSGDSLRSGVAGQVSVLSWVNTLFTIMVTLYALLFLINTVVITILARRREFALQRLIGSTRREVLRMTMLEAASMSILGVIGGILVSSVSLVPFSIAVNGSPLPGGGWMILLGVIAGALLLNLLVTWLAATAALRVPPIKAAANRE; encoded by the coding sequence ATGTTTCGGCTTGCACTCAAAACTCTCCGCTACCGTCAAGCCAGTTTTCTCGGCGCTTTCTTAGCTATTTTTGCTGGCGTCGCGATAATTATGGCCTGTGGCGGCTTAATGGAGACGGGCATCCGGCTTGATGCCCCGCCAGAACGGCTCAACGCGCCGATTCTCGTTAGCCGCGACTACGAATCGGGTGAACGAGCGCGAATTTCGGGTGACACCATTAAAAAAGCTGAGGCGGTATCAGGCGTCGAGACGGTTGTGCGTGATGTATCATTTGCAGCCGAAATTACCGGCGCGCCCGCAACCCCGGGGCTACATGGCCATGCCTGGGAAAGCGCTCAGCTCACGCCATACACGCTTGCTAGCGGGCAAGCCCCTAGCCGGGCCGATCAAGTGGTAGTTGATAGCAAGACCGCTGAAATCCAAAACGTGCAGGTAGGCGACAAGCTCACCATTAGCGTTAAAGGTAAGCCCTCGGACTTTACTGTTAGTGGCGTAGCGAAAACGACCGCCGCTTTTAATCAGCCGGCTTTATTCTTTGAAACCAACTTTGGACTATCACAGATTGACGGCGGCTGGGTAGACGTATTAGGGATTGTTCCGGCAAGTGGAGCTGATGTTGAGCAGGTGCGGCACGATTTATCGGTAGCTTTAGCTTCAGATAACGTTCTTGTGCTCACCGGTGACGACCGCGGCCAAGCCGAATATTCCGGCATGAGTGGTGCACGAGAAGTGCTGATTGCTGGTTCGGCACCGTTTGGCGGCAACACCGTTGTGGTGGTCGTGTTTGTGGTTGCCAGTATTCTTGGCCTGTCTATTCGTCAGCGCACGCGCGAAATGGCACTGCTACAAACCATCGGCGCTACGCCCGGCCAAGTGCGCGGCATGGTGGTGGCAGAAGTTATGGTGATCGCTATTTTAGCAACCGCTCTGGCTATTATTCCTGGCTATTGGTTGGGTGAATTTATGCTCGATGCCCTGAAATCGGTGCGGTTGGTGCCCGAACCAGTGGTCTTTTACCAAGGGTTTATTCCAGTACTAATTGGGGTATGTGTTGGCCTGGTATCAGCATTAGTCGCAAGCTTGCTCGCCGCTCGCCACGCCACCCGAGTGCAGCCAATCGAAGCCTTGGCCGATGTTGCTACCCAGCGGCGCTGGTTCAGTTGGTGGAAGCTCGGGGTAGCGATTGCCTGCTTGCTTGGCGGTTTATCGCTGGCTATTGTTACAGCGCTCGTCATGCGCGGCGCACTAGCTAGCAGCACTGCCGGCCCAGCAGTTTTGCCGTGGCTACTGGCATTCGGGCTCATGGCGCCAGCACTGATTATTCCTGGCCTGGCGCTGTTTGCCGGTCCGCTCCGGTTATTCGGCCACGGCACTGGCTTCCTGGCCGTCAAGAACGCCCGCGTCCGCTATTTGCAATCGGCAGCTATGGTAACACCTATTATGCTGGCCTCAGCCATGGCGCTCAGCATGCTCTACCAGCAGGCAACTTTGTCTGAAACGATGGAACGGACGTTCACCCAGGACATTAAAGCCGATAGTATCGTACAGGCGACCTCGAACGGCTTCTCGGTTGAAACTGCCAAAAACCTTGGCCAAATTTCTGGCGTTACTGCTAGCTCGCCACTACTGGTGAGCGAAGGCCGGTTCTTACGAAACGACGGCAGCCCCGATGAAGAACCGTTCCGTATGCAAGGTATCTCGGTTGAAACGGGTAAGCCACTTTTCGCGCACAAGTTTGTTGCGGGGTCGTTTGATGGGCTGACCGGACAAACACTGGCGCTTTCAAAAGGCAACGCTGAATATCTAAATCGCAAAGTTGGCGATACAGTCAAGGTCCGCTTTAGTGATGGCCGCGACGAAACGCTCCGTTTGGTGGCAATTTACGAAGCTCAGGCAGGCTTTGAAAGCGGCATTGTGCCGGCAGACCTATTAGCACCACATACCGCCAGCGGCCTGATTTCAACCATAGCACTACAAACAAACGCTACGACCAATCCTGGCGAGCTAAAAAAAGCCGTCGAAGCAGCCACCAAAGCGAGCGTACAACTGAGTAGCGGCGATAGCTTACGCAGCGGTGTGGCCGGCCAAGTATCGGTGTTATCGTGGGTAAATACGCTGTTTACCATTATGGTCACACTCTATGCGCTGCTGTTCCTAATCAATACCGTGGTGATCACTATCTTAGCTCGCCGGCGTGAGTTTGCGCTGCAGCGGCTAATCGGCTCGACTCGCCGCGAGGTCCTGCGGATGACCATGCTCGAAGCCGCCAGCATGTCGATTCTCGGGGTGATCGGGGGAATACTGGTATCGAGCGTTTCGCTTGTACCGTTTAGCATCGCCGTCAACGGCAGCCCGCTCCCGGGCGGTGGCTGGATGATTCTCCTCGGTGTTATTGCTGGGGCGCTACTGCTTAACTTGTTAGTCACCTGGCTAGCTGCCACGGCTGCGCTGCGCGTACCGCCAATTAAAGCAGCCGCCAACAGGGAGTAA
- a CDS encoding ATP-binding cassette domain-containing protein produces MQTLVSVKNLRKNYGDHEVLKNVSFEVKKGTVFALLGANGAGKTTTINILSTLLLPSGGELTIGGYDVVRDDQAVRAMISVTGQYAAVDELLTGRENMQMIGRFSHLPEKVIKKRSQEILERLDLIKVANQRAGTYSGGTRRRLDLAISLLAEPPLIFLDEPTTGLDPRSRKAIWELIAELVKGGTTIFLTTQYLEEADQLADTIAVLNDGEIVALGTAEELKQLVGKDMAEMTFRNSSLLKKAMKALGDRVVGSNQPALTLDVTTNGAASDIRELLNQLHAQNAEPQTIHLRKATLDDVFLSLTGTKPQGGDNHAE; encoded by the coding sequence ATGCAAACGTTAGTATCAGTAAAGAATTTACGAAAGAACTACGGCGATCACGAAGTTCTCAAAAATGTCAGCTTTGAGGTCAAAAAGGGCACTGTTTTCGCGCTGCTAGGCGCAAACGGTGCCGGCAAAACCACCACTATCAACATTTTATCAACCTTATTACTGCCAAGCGGTGGCGAGCTGACTATTGGCGGATACGATGTCGTCCGTGACGATCAAGCAGTGCGGGCGATGATCAGCGTGACCGGCCAATACGCGGCGGTCGATGAACTGCTCACTGGGCGCGAAAACATGCAGATGATCGGTCGTTTTAGCCATCTGCCCGAAAAAGTCATCAAAAAACGCAGCCAAGAAATTCTCGAGCGGCTTGACCTTATAAAAGTAGCCAATCAACGGGCCGGCACCTACTCGGGCGGCACCCGACGTCGACTCGACCTAGCGATTAGCTTGCTGGCTGAACCACCGTTAATTTTTCTGGATGAGCCGACCACTGGGCTCGATCCGCGCAGCCGTAAAGCCATTTGGGAACTAATTGCCGAGCTGGTAAAAGGCGGTACCACCATTTTTCTTACCACCCAATATCTTGAAGAGGCCGATCAGCTAGCCGATACAATTGCTGTTTTAAACGATGGAGAAATTGTCGCGCTCGGCACAGCCGAAGAACTGAAGCAACTGGTCGGGAAAGACATGGCCGAAATGACTTTTCGTAACAGCAGCCTCCTTAAAAAGGCTATGAAGGCGCTTGGCGACCGGGTGGTTGGCAGCAACCAACCTGCGTTAACCTTAGATGTGACCACCAACGGTGCAGCTAGCGACATTCGCGAGCTGTTAAACCAATTACACGCCCAAAATGCCGAACCCCAAACAATTCATTTGCGTAAAGCGACGCTTGACGATGTCTTTTTATCGTTAACCGGCACCAAACCACAAGGAGGAGACAACCATGCAGAATAA
- a CDS encoding ABC transporter permease — protein MQNNATSWLLKDWATAVRRSIRHTFRNVDSLVTSLALPVMIMLLFVVVFGGAISTGTSYVNYIVPGVILVCVGYGSSTTASILNVDMTRGLFQRFRSLPMARSSLLVGHAVGSLVRNSISAALVFVVALVIGFRPDATPLEWLIVAGLLLLVIFMLTWIAIIFGLIAKSVEAAAAVSFVVMFLPYISSAFVPVNTLPEWLHGVAQYQPITPIVETVRSLLIGTPVSDTTVFWAFAWPIIILVIAIAVATSILRHKARKA, from the coding sequence ATGCAGAATAATGCTACTTCATGGCTCTTAAAAGACTGGGCCACGGCAGTAAGGCGCAGCATCCGCCATACATTCCGCAACGTTGATTCGCTGGTCACCAGCCTGGCGCTGCCGGTTATGATTATGCTGCTGTTTGTGGTGGTGTTTGGCGGCGCCATTTCGACTGGCACGTCGTATGTTAATTACATCGTACCGGGCGTCATTTTAGTTTGCGTTGGCTACGGCAGTTCCACCACGGCGTCGATTTTAAACGTCGATATGACCCGTGGCCTATTCCAGCGGTTTCGATCACTACCGATGGCTCGGTCGTCGCTGTTAGTCGGGCACGCAGTCGGTAGCTTGGTGCGAAACAGTATTTCGGCAGCTTTAGTGTTTGTAGTGGCGCTGGTAATTGGCTTTCGCCCCGATGCCACACCGCTGGAGTGGCTAATCGTCGCTGGGCTGTTGCTGCTGGTTATCTTTATGCTCACCTGGATTGCCATCATTTTTGGGCTGATCGCGAAAAGCGTGGAGGCGGCAGCTGCGGTGTCGTTTGTGGTGATGTTTTTACCCTATATTAGTAGCGCTTTCGTACCGGTTAATACCTTGCCCGAATGGCTTCACGGTGTTGCCCAATATCAGCCGATCACCCCGATTGTTGAAACCGTGCGCAGCTTATTAATTGGCACGCCCGTCAGTGACACAACCGTATTTTGGGCGTTTGCCTGGCCGATTATTATTCTGGTAATTGCAATTGCTGTTGCTACCAGTATTTTGCGGCATAAGGCGCGCAAAGCGTAG
- a CDS encoding CCA tRNA nucleotidyltransferase, translating into MTDHTTLQPKASQPEFFNGKLVLQSLESIFDEIYLVGGAVRDMLLGRDSPDLDFATPALPGDIQKTLENEGLKTYLAGKNYGTIGTKIGPFYVEITSFRAEKYHEESRNPDVKFGVSLKTDLARRDFTMNAMAYSHTRLVDPFDGQADIQNRLIRAVGDAEEKFYDDPLRILRLFRFASQLGFEPEQYTLEAARHTVPAIKKVSNERIRSEFEILLQGTFWINAVEDLVSSGVLQATFPEQYSFAALETEQLQEQLARYAFEELREMSIMDKWALLIRASFEAVQAEWGDDPDLLTFDGVSDRLGWSKKTIAALGERVAVAEF; encoded by the coding sequence ATGACCGACCACACCACGCTACAACCAAAGGCCTCACAACCGGAATTTTTTAATGGCAAGTTAGTACTGCAATCGCTTGAAAGTATCTTCGACGAAATTTACCTCGTGGGCGGTGCAGTGCGGGATATGTTGCTTGGCCGCGACAGCCCCGACCTCGATTTTGCAACGCCAGCACTACCCGGCGATATTCAAAAAACCTTAGAGAACGAAGGCTTAAAAACTTATCTTGCCGGCAAAAACTATGGCACTATTGGCACAAAGATCGGGCCGTTCTATGTGGAAATTACCTCTTTTAGAGCCGAAAAATACCATGAGGAATCGCGTAATCCTGACGTTAAGTTCGGCGTTAGCTTAAAAACTGACCTCGCTCGGCGAGATTTCACTATGAACGCTATGGCTTATTCGCACACCCGCCTGGTTGACCCGTTTGATGGCCAAGCCGACATTCAAAACAGGCTCATCCGGGCGGTGGGCGATGCCGAAGAAAAGTTTTACGATGATCCGCTGCGGATTCTGCGACTCTTCCGTTTTGCTTCGCAGCTTGGTTTTGAGCCCGAACAATACACTCTTGAAGCCGCGCGCCACACCGTCCCCGCAATTAAGAAAGTATCAAACGAACGAATCCGCAGCGAGTTTGAAATCTTGCTGCAGGGAACATTTTGGATTAATGCCGTGGAAGATTTAGTGAGTTCAGGCGTACTGCAAGCCACTTTTCCAGAGCAATACAGTTTTGCAGCCCTTGAAACCGAGCAGTTGCAGGAACAACTTGCGCGCTACGCCTTTGAGGAACTTCGCGAGATGAGTATTATGGATAAATGGGCACTGTTAATTCGGGCGAGCTTCGAGGCCGTGCAGGCAGAGTGGGGCGACGACCCCGATCTACTGACATTTGATGGCGTTAGCGATAGGCTAGGCTGGAGCAAGAAGACAATTGCCGCTTTAGGCGAGCGGGTGGCGGTAGCTGAGTTTTAA
- a CDS encoding SRPBCC family protein — protein sequence MNTYSASTNITINAPRSAVWEALTTPALVKQYFFGTDLVTTWEVGTPIYFRGEWEGQQYEDKGTVLEFAPETSLAFNYWSPASGIEDKPELYQVIRYELTDEGDGTKVTITQSNVDAQERANHSVENWQQVLEGMKKLVEARQ from the coding sequence ATGAACACCTACTCAGCTAGCACCAACATTACTATTAACGCTCCACGTAGCGCCGTGTGGGAAGCACTCACCACGCCGGCACTGGTGAAGCAGTACTTTTTTGGTACCGATCTGGTCACCACCTGGGAAGTAGGTACGCCAATTTACTTCCGTGGTGAATGGGAAGGCCAGCAATATGAAGATAAGGGCACGGTACTCGAATTCGCCCCTGAAACTTCGCTGGCATTTAACTACTGGTCGCCAGCAAGCGGCATCGAAGACAAGCCCGAGCTCTACCAAGTAATCCGCTACGAGTTAACCGACGAAGGTGACGGCACCAAAGTCACCATCACCCAGTCTAATGTTGACGCCCAGGAGCGCGCTAATCATTCAGTGGAAAATTGGCAGCAAGTTTTGGAGGGTATGAAAAAGCTGGTTGAAGCTCGGCAATAA
- a CDS encoding helicase-related protein, with protein sequence MQLPPYEFSGDPRFELKQDFTVLASEVVQFLQWVIDRDDLEIARYFPLMTQEPFFLVAATGLGKTVGVPVHVLLRQLQKLAWQPNPAPRVWIVEPRIPIAIGLAAFMNSLWERFASESGVAHPPLFGCISSVSGNSNPDAPITFVTTGIFELTAKAGELTPERDRVVIDEAHVTIEQNPGVELGIALARKAGVTIDYMSATVDTDNLEETLGLETIIKADAQRYPIWMHNLGAPAVECLPELIQHTLIAPDTSSSYFPQPHNYAAAGEVCQAVAEPGRAHGMLVVVNSFAGDYSDTARLKAIIQKAHPDLSVLQLASEVVRDRRLLEAFETQLANIERDHQPYVVLATSVVEMGITFPTLDFVVTMDSGYEQETVGDVTFPVVAPLGVNSLRQRIGRVGRRRPGIAFITNEVGAFYAELDDEELNDKQTLPYEPIRFPLAASPLMPLAYYACQQGWRDIDAEIRALALPSRLADNSERMAYLHEQFANLEALGLTEDYVLTPLGISMEKWVGRVDLAYAVQLQKSLTEDAKVSDVMFWVVATALSNSPAAALRTPHDYFVDYEGKHEAIAHIDDVWSHWANHEDVSVFKMFATAASYEPDTLFKDGWFEPDSDDLFDFRVWCNSVGVDIRKLRKAAKAVEDTWQLLWETNGESSLLRNLFESEKAPKLLYLPWRQLLKAFPESGLWSSLYTMPGSVTVRLVFDEDTGFYTWIDTVNGRSGTIFQDNTPVPLNGAQTLIARIVPSRQAKGDATMWRLAHIGR encoded by the coding sequence ATGCAGCTTCCGCCGTACGAGTTTTCTGGCGACCCGCGCTTCGAGCTGAAGCAGGACTTCACGGTTCTTGCCAGTGAGGTAGTGCAGTTTTTGCAGTGGGTAATCGACCGCGACGATCTTGAGATCGCCCGGTATTTCCCGCTGATGACCCAGGAGCCATTCTTTTTGGTGGCAGCTACTGGGCTCGGCAAAACGGTCGGTGTCCCGGTACACGTGCTGCTGCGCCAGCTGCAAAAGTTGGCCTGGCAGCCGAATCCGGCGCCACGGGTGTGGATTGTTGAGCCGCGTATTCCAATTGCAATTGGGCTGGCGGCCTTCATGAATAGCCTGTGGGAGCGCTTTGCCTCAGAAAGTGGGGTAGCGCATCCGCCATTGTTTGGCTGCATCAGCTCGGTGTCGGGTAATAGCAACCCCGATGCGCCGATCACCTTTGTAACAACGGGTATTTTTGAGCTGACGGCTAAGGCCGGCGAGCTCACGCCCGAACGCGACCGCGTGGTGATCGATGAAGCGCACGTCACGATTGAGCAAAACCCTGGCGTCGAGCTAGGTATTGCTTTGGCGCGCAAGGCTGGCGTGACGATTGACTACATGTCGGCCACCGTCGATACCGATAACCTGGAAGAAACGCTAGGGCTTGAAACCATCATTAAGGCTGACGCCCAGCGGTATCCAATTTGGATGCACAATCTGGGCGCGCCGGCGGTAGAGTGCCTGCCCGAACTGATTCAGCACACGCTGATCGCGCCGGATACTTCCAGCAGCTATTTCCCGCAGCCCCACAATTACGCTGCGGCAGGCGAGGTTTGCCAAGCCGTTGCCGAACCCGGACGTGCCCATGGCATGTTGGTTGTGGTGAACTCCTTTGCCGGAGATTACAGCGACACGGCGCGCCTCAAGGCGATCATCCAAAAGGCGCACCCGGATCTTTCGGTGCTGCAACTGGCCAGCGAGGTTGTTCGCGACCGGCGGCTACTGGAGGCTTTTGAAACGCAACTCGCGAATATCGAGCGCGATCATCAGCCGTACGTCGTACTGGCCACCAGTGTGGTCGAGATGGGCATCACCTTCCCAACGCTCGACTTCGTGGTCACCATGGATTCCGGCTACGAGCAGGAGACTGTGGGCGACGTGACGTTTCCGGTGGTGGCGCCGCTGGGCGTTAATTCGCTACGACAGCGAATTGGCCGGGTTGGGCGTCGGCGTCCGGGTATTGCCTTCATCACCAACGAAGTCGGCGCCTTTTATGCCGAGCTCGATGATGAAGAGCTCAACGACAAGCAAACGCTGCCGTACGAACCGATTCGGTTCCCGCTGGCCGCTTCACCCCTGATGCCACTGGCGTACTACGCCTGTCAGCAGGGCTGGCGCGACATCGATGCCGAAATCCGGGCACTTGCGCTTCCGTCCAGATTGGCGGATAATAGCGAGCGTATGGCATACTTGCACGAACAGTTTGCGAATCTTGAAGCGCTTGGTCTCACCGAGGACTACGTGCTGACGCCGCTTGGTATCAGCATGGAGAAGTGGGTGGGCCGAGTCGATTTGGCGTACGCCGTGCAGCTCCAGAAGAGCCTGACCGAAGATGCCAAGGTATCTGATGTCATGTTCTGGGTGGTTGCTACGGCGCTCAGCAACTCGCCAGCGGCGGCGTTGCGTACCCCGCACGACTACTTTGTCGATTACGAGGGCAAGCACGAAGCCATCGCCCACATCGATGACGTCTGGTCACACTGGGCCAACCACGAAGACGTGTCGGTTTTCAAGATGTTCGCCACTGCGGCAAGCTATGAGCCCGACACCCTGTTTAAGGATGGGTGGTTCGAGCCAGATTCGGATGACCTCTTCGATTTCAGGGTGTGGTGCAACTCGGTAGGCGTCGATATCAGGAAGCTCCGCAAGGCCGCAAAAGCTGTCGAAGACACTTGGCAGCTGCTCTGGGAAACCAACGGCGAGTCCAGCCTGCTTCGGAACCTCTTCGAAAGCGAAAAGGCGCCAAAGCTGCTGTATCTGCCCTGGCGGCAACTGCTCAAGGCATTCCCCGAAAGCGGTTTGTGGAGCAGTCTTTACACCATGCCCGGCTCGGTGACGGTTCGGCTTGTGTTTGACGAAGACACCGGCTTTTACACCTGGATCGACACCGTCAATGGTCGCAGCGGCACTATCTTCCAAGATAATACGCCGGTACCCCTGAATGGCGCGCAGACCTTGATTGCCCGGATTGTCCCTAGCCGTCAGGCAAAGGGCGATGCCACCATGTGGCGCTTGGCGCATATTGGCCGCTAG
- a CDS encoding helix-turn-helix transcriptional regulator: protein MPAKDIAAILSAMYPDLQPEAATDITKQYLDAIAKCLQDGLKPNKVTVIGVRPNLEWLASALTAARKQKGMSQNVAAEKLEWSVSKVIRIEGAQTQPSLVDVNSLCQLYGITDAKTVEKMRNIVRRNR, encoded by the coding sequence GTGCCCGCGAAAGACATTGCCGCTATTCTTTCAGCTATGTACCCAGATCTTCAGCCGGAAGCGGCGACTGATATAACCAAGCAGTATCTCGATGCAATTGCCAAATGCCTCCAGGATGGTCTTAAGCCAAACAAGGTAACAGTTATAGGAGTACGTCCTAATCTCGAGTGGTTGGCCAGTGCCCTTACTGCTGCGCGTAAACAGAAGGGCATGAGCCAGAATGTAGCAGCAGAAAAACTGGAATGGTCGGTGTCGAAAGTGATCCGAATCGAAGGAGCGCAGACTCAACCTAGTCTCGTTGATGTCAATTCGCTGTGCCAATTGTACGGCATTACCGATGCAAAAACCGTTGAAAAGATGCGGAATATTGTGCGTCGCAACCGTTAA
- a CDS encoding alpha/beta hydrolase, whose protein sequence is MKHRTITLNDITIFYREAGPEGAPVVLLPHGYPSSSFQYRNLIPALADKWHVIALDFPGFGYSDTPEDFSYTFDGYAEFLDAFAQQLGLKKYALYLHDYGSQIGLRLAMRNPERITGLIIQNGDIYEDALGPRYNALKAYWQQPTPEGKAKLRDAVSEEGFRDEFTDGLSKEVAERVAPDMWRLSGALLLTKKRREIMVGLMEGLKTNLQWMPKAQAYLREQQPPTLIVWGPRDGYMPEAAARAYLRDLPNAELHLLPDGSHWLLETHLDEVVSRVRNFLEKTSS, encoded by the coding sequence ATGAAACATCGTACGATTACCCTTAACGACATAACTATCTTTTACCGCGAGGCTGGCCCTGAAGGCGCACCGGTTGTGCTGCTTCCCCACGGCTATCCAAGCTCATCTTTTCAGTACCGCAATCTTATTCCCGCGCTTGCCGATAAATGGCACGTCATTGCCCTCGACTTCCCTGGGTTTGGCTACAGCGATACACCGGAAGACTTTTCTTATACATTCGATGGCTACGCCGAATTTCTTGATGCCTTTGCGCAGCAGCTTGGGCTTAAAAAGTACGCGCTTTACTTGCATGACTACGGATCGCAAATTGGCCTGCGACTAGCAATGCGTAACCCCGAACGCATAACCGGGCTGATTATCCAAAATGGCGATATCTACGAAGACGCTCTCGGGCCACGCTACAACGCCCTCAAAGCTTACTGGCAACAGCCAACTCCGGAAGGTAAAGCTAAGTTGCGCGACGCGGTTTCTGAGGAAGGCTTCCGGGATGAGTTTACCGATGGGTTATCGAAGGAGGTTGCCGAACGCGTGGCACCGGATATGTGGCGATTATCGGGGGCGTTACTGCTCACCAAAAAGCGTCGTGAAATTATGGTCGGTCTTATGGAAGGCCTGAAAACTAATTTGCAGTGGATGCCCAAAGCCCAGGCATACCTACGCGAACAGCAACCGCCAACCCTAATTGTATGGGGCCCGCGTGATGGCTATATGCCCGAAGCCGCCGCCCGTGCTTATTTACGCGATCTACCGAATGCCGAACTCCACCTACTGCCCGACGGAAGCCACTGGCTGCTTGAAACGCACCTTGATGAAGTGGTATCACGAGTGCGGAATTTTCTTGAAAAGACATCTTCTTAA
- a CDS encoding NUDIX hydrolase, translated as MLAVISKHRFYPYLGRWLYWTILPFLSVYGRVAKRPRVRAVLVHKNQVLLVKNWLGAQNWTLPGGGMNWHESEPQALQRELYEELGLKTVPAPTHLDRLVLKSAPYAPFKVSVYHVVLQDSPPPLITIDTTELIAAQWFPVDKLPEKLVPEFKLMLQDIAPKTE; from the coding sequence ATGCTTGCTGTTATTTCAAAACATCGGTTTTACCCCTATCTTGGGCGATGGTTGTATTGGACAATTCTCCCCTTTTTAAGCGTTTATGGCCGGGTGGCTAAGCGTCCACGAGTGCGAGCGGTTTTGGTGCACAAAAACCAAGTGTTGCTAGTAAAAAACTGGCTTGGCGCCCAAAATTGGACCTTGCCGGGTGGCGGTATGAACTGGCACGAGAGCGAGCCTCAAGCCTTGCAGCGCGAGCTGTATGAAGAACTTGGCTTAAAAACCGTTCCCGCGCCCACACATTTAGATCGGCTAGTTCTGAAAAGTGCCCCTTACGCCCCGTTTAAGGTAAGTGTCTACCATGTTGTGCTTCAAGATTCACCACCACCGCTAATTACGATCGATACTACTGAACTTATTGCCGCCCAGTGGTTTCCAGTTGATAAATTGCCAGAAAAACTAGTGCCAGAATTCAAATTAATGCTACAAGATATCGCCCCAAAAACAGAATAG